In Panthera leo isolate Ple1 chromosome B3, P.leo_Ple1_pat1.1, whole genome shotgun sequence, a single genomic region encodes these proteins:
- the ALDH1A3 gene encoding aldehyde dehydrogenase family 1 member A3, with protein MATTNGTVENGQPDRKPPALPRPVRSLEVKFTKIFINNEWHESKSGKKFATYNPSTLEKICEVEEGDKPDVDKAVEAAQAAFQRGSPWRRLDALGRGRLLNQLADLVERDRTVLATLETMDTGKPFLHAFFIDLEGCVKTLRYFAGWADKIQGRTIPTDDNVVCFTRHEPIGVCGAITPWNFPLLMLVWKLAPALCCGNTVVVKPAEQTPLTALYLGSLIKEVGFPPGVVNIVPGFGPTVGAAMSSHPQISKLAFTGSTEVGKLVKEAASRSNLKRVTLELGGKNPCIVCADADLDLAVECAHQGVFFNQGQCCTAASRVFVEEQVYAEFVRRSVEYAKKRPVGDPFDVRTEQGPQIDQKQFDKILDLIESGKKEGAKLECGGSAMEDRGLFIKPTVFSEVTDTMRIAKEEIFGPVQPILKFKNIEEVIKRANSLEYGLTAAVFTKNLDKALKLASALESGTVWINCYNAIYAQAPFGGFKMSGNGRELGEYALAEYTEVKTVTIKLDDKSP; from the exons ATGGCCACCACCAACGGGACCGTGGAGAACGGGCAGCCGGACAGGAAGCCGCCTGCCCTGCCGCGCCCCGTCCGCAGCCTGGAGGTCAAGTTTACCAAG ATATTCATCAACAATGAATGGCACGAATCCAAGAGTGGAAAAAAGTTTGCCACATATAATCCTTCAACCCtagaaaaaatatgtgaagtaGAAGAAGGAGATAAG CCCGACGTGGACAAAGCAGTGGAGGCCGCACAAGCCGCCTTCCAGAGGGGCTCCCCGTGGCGCCGCCTGGATGCGCTGGGCCGTGGCCGGCTGCTGAATCAGTTGGCTGACCTTGTGGAGAGGGACCGCACCGTCTTGGCT ACCCTGGAAACGATGGACACAGGGAAGCCATTCCTTCATGCCTTTTTCATCGACCTAGAGGGCTGTGTGAAAACCCTCAGATACTTTGCAGGGTGGGCTGACAAAATACAGGGCCGGACCATCCCCACAG ATGACAACGTTGTATGTTTCACCAGGCATGAACCTATAGGTGTGTGTGGAGCCATCACTCCG TGGAACTTTCCTCTGCTGATGCTGGTGTGGAAGCTGGCCCCGGCTCTCTGCTGTGGGAACACCGTAGTTGTGAAGCCAGCGGAGCAGACCCCCCTCACGGCCCTTTATCTGGGCTCTCTGATCAAGGAG GTCGGATTCCCTCCAGGAGTGGTCAACATCGTGCCAGGATTTGGGCCCACGGTGGGAGCAGCCATGTCTTCTCACCCTCAGATCAGCAAGCTAGCCTTCACGGGGTCTACAGAG GTTGGAAAGTTGGTTAAAGAAGCCGCCTCCCGGAGCAATCTGAAGAGGGTGACACTGGAGCTTGGGGGCAAAAACCCCTGTATCGTGTGTGCTGATGCCGACC TGGACTTGGCGGTGGAGTGCGCCCATCAGGGAGTGTTCTTCAACCAAGGTCAGTGCTGCACGGCCGCCTCGAGGGTGTTCGTGGAGGAGCAGGTGTACGCCGAGTTCGTCAGGCGGAGCGTGGAATACGCCAAGAAACGTCCCGTCGGAGACCCCTTCGACGTCAGAACGGAACAGGGGCCCCAG ATTGACCAAAAGCAGTTTGACAAAATCCTCGATCTGATCGAGagtgggaagaaggagggagccaaactgGAATGTGGGGGTTCGGCTATGGAAGACAGGGGGCTCTTCATTAAACCCACGGTCTTCTCAGAAGTTACTGACACCATGAGGATTGCCAAAGAGGAG ATTTTTGGACCGGTGCAGCCAATACTGAAGTTCAAAAATATCGAAGAAGTGATAAAAAGGGCAAATAGCCTTGAATATGGACTCACAGCAGCCGTGTTCACAAAAAACCTCGACAAGGCCCTGAAGCTGGCTTCTGCGTTGGAGTCTGGAACAGTCTG GATCAATTGCTATAATGCCATCTACGCACAGGCTCCATTTGGTGGCTTTAAAATGTCAGGAAATGGCAGAGAACT TGGTGAATATGCGCTGGCTGAATACACAGAAGTGAAAACAGTCACCATCAAACTCGATGACAAGAGCCCCTGA